One Halovivax ruber XH-70 genomic region harbors:
- a CDS encoding IMP cyclohydrolase, which yields MYVGRFVVVGPETAAYRVSSRSFPNRQITDRSDEDTTLTVGPTPDAPETDNPYVAYNCLRTVETPRGEAAAIGNGSHVDPIAEKLELGYPARDALATALLALDFEKDDYDTPRIAGVLDADGEATIATVRRDALLVERVDEPTLVATYERDTPGAFEFDATDAEAAAATAYDLDFEHAVCAAGVTRDDDGFETAIENGTD from the coding sequence ATGTACGTCGGACGCTTCGTCGTCGTCGGTCCCGAGACGGCCGCCTATCGCGTGTCGTCGCGCTCGTTCCCGAATCGCCAGATCACGGATCGGAGCGACGAGGATACCACCCTGACCGTCGGGCCGACGCCCGACGCGCCGGAGACGGACAATCCGTACGTGGCCTACAACTGCCTGCGCACGGTGGAGACGCCGCGTGGCGAGGCGGCAGCGATCGGCAACGGCTCGCACGTCGATCCGATCGCGGAGAAGCTCGAACTGGGCTACCCCGCTCGCGACGCACTGGCGACGGCACTGCTGGCGCTCGACTTCGAGAAGGACGACTACGATACCCCGCGAATCGCGGGGGTGCTCGACGCCGACGGCGAGGCCACCATCGCGACCGTCCGTCGCGACGCCCTCCTCGTCGAGCGTGTCGACGAACCCACGCTGGTCGCCACCTACGAACGGGACACACCGGGCGCGTTCGAGTTCGACGCGACCGACGCCGAGGCGGCCGCGGCGACCGCGTACGACCTCGACTTCGAGCACGCCGTCTGCGCTGCGGGCGTGACGCGGGACGACGACGGGTTCGAGACGGCGATCGAGAACGGGACCGACTGA